A portion of the Lolium rigidum isolate FL_2022 chromosome 1, APGP_CSIRO_Lrig_0.1, whole genome shotgun sequence genome contains these proteins:
- the LOC124685085 gene encoding caffeoyl-CoA O-methyltransferase 1-like: protein MATTAADATATVPKEQTTTNGAASGAEQVTRHSEVGHKSLLQSDALYQYILETTVYPREHECMKQLREDTANHPWNLMTTSADEGQFLNLLIKLIGAKKTMEIGVYTGYSLLATALAIPEDGTILAMDINRENYETIGKPCIEKAGVAHKIDFREGPALPVLDALLDDEANHGSFDFVFVDADKDNYLNYHQRLMKLVRVGGLIGYDNTLWNGSVVLPDDAPMRKYIRYYRDFVLVLNKELAADDRVEICQLPVGDGITLCRRAK from the exons ATGGCGACCACGGCGGCTGATGCCACGGCCACGGTGCCCAAGGAGCAGACCACCACCAACGGCGCCGCCAGCGGTGCCGAGCAGGTCACCCGCCACTCCGAGGTCGGCCACAAGAGCCTGCTCCAGAGCGACGCGCTCTACCAG TACATCCTGGAGACCACCGTGTACCCGCGCGAGCACGAGTGCATGAAGCAGCTCCGCGAGGACACCGCCAACCACCCATG GAACCTGATGACCACGTCGGCGGACGAGGGCCAGTTCCTCAACCTGCTCATCAAGCTCATCGGCGCCAAGAAGACCATGGAGATCGGCGTCTACACCGGCTACTCCCTCCTCGCCACCGCGCTCGCCATCCCAGAGGACGGCACG ATCTTGGCCATGGACATCAACCGCGAGAACTACGAGACCATCGGCAAGCCGTGCATCGAGAAGGCCGGCGTCGCCCACAAGATCGACTTCCGCGAGGGCCCCGCGCTCCCGGTCCTGGACGCGCTGCTCGACGACGAGGCCAACCACGGCTCCTTCGACTTCGTCTTCGTCGACGCCGACAAGGACAACTACCTCAACTACCACCAGCGCCTCATGAAGCTCGTCAGGGTCGGCGGACTCATCGGCTACGACAACACGCTCTGGAACGGATCCGTCGTGCTCCCCGACGACGCGCCCATGCGCAAGTACATCCGCTACTACCGCGACTTCGTCCTCGTGCTCAACAAGGAGCTCGCAGCAGACGACCGCGTCGAGATCTGCCAGCTCCCCGTCGGCGACGGCATCACCCTCTGCCGCCGCGCAAAGTGA